In Lacerta agilis isolate rLacAgi1 chromosome 8, rLacAgi1.pri, whole genome shotgun sequence, one genomic interval encodes:
- the LOC117050667 gene encoding actin-85C-like: MSDPKLLDIPAVIFDNGSGLCKAGIAGDSAPRAVITAIVGRSKAKATMLGAGQKEFYIGEEAQCKRGVLSLNYPIDHGIVTSWDDMERIWRHVYECELRIKSSDRPVLLTEAPLNPLQNRERMTEIMFENFKVPAMYVAVQATLALYASARTTGIVIDSGDGVTHTVPIYEGYCLPHAVSRLDVAGRDITEYFMRLLLESGLSFVSTAEREIVKDIKEKLCYVALDPIQEMKAKPEYLLREYKLPDGNIIRIGSQLFRAPEALFAPANIGVDAPGVHKMAFNSIMKCDIDVRRDLYGNILLSGGSTLFYGLDERILKEMQLQVPIGISVRIIAPPERKYCVWIGASILTCLTSFRQMWVTLNDYKDFGPGVVHRKCF; encoded by the coding sequence ATGTCTGATCCCAAGCTTCTAGACATCCCAGCTGTGATCTTTGACAATGGGTCTGGATTATGCAAGGCTGGCATTGCTGGGGACAGTGCCCCAAGGGCGGTCATCACAGCCATTGTTGGCCGCTCCAAAGCCAAAGCCACAATGCTTGGCGCTGGCCAGAAAGAATTTTACATTGGAGAAGAAGCTCAGTGCAAAAGGGGCGTCTTGTCACTGAATTACCCCATCGACCATGGCATCGTGACATCTTGGGATGACATGGAGAGGATATGGAGGCATGTCTATGAGTGTGAACTGAGGATCAAATCCAGCGACAGACCAGTGCTCTTGACTGAAGCCCCGCTGAATCCTCTCCAGAACCGGGAGAGAATGACGGAGATCATGTTTGAAAATTTCAAGGTGCCTGCTATGTACGTTGCTGTCCAGGCTACTTTGGCACTCTATGCATCAGCACGGACCACGGGGATAGTCATAGACAGTGGGGATGGTGTCACTCACACAGTCCCTATCTACGAAGGCTACTGCTTGCCACATGCTGTCTCCAGGTTGGACGTCGCTGGGCGGGACATCACTGAGTACTTCATGAGGCTCCTTCTGGAGAGTGGGCTTTCCTTCGTCAGCACAGCAGAAAGGGAAATAGTGAAAGACATCAAGGAGAAGCTCTGCTACGTGGCTTTAGATCCCATCCAAGAAATGAAAGCCAAACCAGAATACCTTCTCAGAGAGTATAAACTACCAGATGGCAATATCATCAGGATCGGAAGCCAGCTCTTCCGAGCCCCTGAAGCCCTTTTCGCACCAGCTAACATTGGTGTCGATGCTCCCGGAGTCCACAAAATGGCTTTCAACAGCATCATGAAATGTGACATTGACGTCCGCAGAGATCTGTATGGGAACATTCTCCTCTCGGGTGGGTCCACCTTGTTTTATGGCTTGGATGAGCGCATCTTGAAGGAAATGCAGCTTCAAGTGCCGATCGGTATATCGGTAAGGATCATTGCCCCGCCAGAGAGGAAGTACTGCGTGTGGATCGGGGCCTCCATCCTGACTTGCTTGACATCTTTCAGACAAATGTGGGTCACCCTCAATGATTACAAAGACTTTGGCCCAGGCGTTGTTCACCGGAAATGTTTTTAA